The genomic region AGACCCATCGCAATGTTGCAGACAAAAAAGCTCGTAAGTGTCCACATTGTCAAAAAGTGTACGTGTCTATGCCGGCATTCAGTATGCACGTGCGCACTCATAGTCAGGGCTGTCAATGTCCATATTGCGGTAAGTGCTTTAGTCGACCATGGCTGCTCCAAGGCCATATCCGTACCCACACCGGAGAGAAGCCATTTTCATGCCCAATCTGCACCAAAGCATTCGCTGATAAGTCCAATCTGAGAGCCCACATTCAAACTCACTCCACCAATAAACCATACATATGCCAGCGATGTGGTAAAGCCTTCGCCCTCAAAAGTTATCTGTACAAACACGAGGAGTCCTCGTGCATGAGAATGAACCGACCGCACAAAACTAACGGTCGAGGAACCAACAGGAACTCTTGTCAAAAACTCTTACAAAGAGAGCAGCCCACAAGCACTTTTATTGAGTAGAGTATGCTACATCTCTGGAGCTTCTTCATATATTAGACATAAGACGGCGTCTCCAGGAGATTAATGGAACGGAGAATATTGGcactgaaaaaagaaattaaaatcaacTCTTCCAGAGACATGACTAAGAAGTTGAAACATTCGTTAAGTTTTTCACTCT from Tachypleus tridentatus isolate NWPU-2018 chromosome 1, ASM421037v1, whole genome shotgun sequence harbors:
- the LOC143249265 gene encoding uncharacterized protein LOC143249265 codes for the protein MPRAFLIRRHSPELDIEDISCTRENSPERSVSTAEGDSCTYITEVSFPLKPASPKSPACLSRLPENLVTLPLMTYFGDVQKEPLRLTVERNPTACQREHSNFKVTGGEITKPLQEVILQDHQVVSKITTCDSHSCPDCGKVYSTTSNLARHKQTHRNVADKKARKCPHCQKVYVSMPAFSMHVRTHSQGCQCPYCGKCFSRPWLLQGHIRTHTGEKPFSCPICTKAFADKSNLRAHIQTHSTNKPYICQRCGKAFALKSYLYKHEESSCMRMNRPHKTNGRGTNRNSCQKLLQREQPTSTFIE